A portion of the Corynebacterium ammoniagenes DSM 20306 genome contains these proteins:
- a CDS encoding sensor histidine kinase: MSQLLPQWVARMDSTERFQAYMRVSLHVSVVFLALVVIVPALWEPQPLWLTVAVLVISIANLGLALWSVEELPGLSKQPPKRWPQLQMWGFAAGVATLVVYAALTWLLDVESPVMLASGLVTLFCLSMIYTPTLPHGLWITLALGVASGYLFQLPVIAVPLAIAGFTVVLWAAGKVTLWSAQVVNELDRSRDLESQVRVNQERLRFAQELHDSLGQHLAAMSLKTQLALSLYNRGDEQVEEELRDLEGLIRLTRKDLNQVVSGYREVSVEDEIVSAGKVLSTAGIAVRVDGDAEQVPAHVRETVAWFIRESATNVLKHSQATWTEISVEPTEVEVVNDGVQGSIGKLGGTRPLQQRALEFDGSIELRNRDGQFAAIMTWK, translated from the coding sequence ATGAGTCAACTTCTCCCGCAGTGGGTTGCGCGCATGGATAGCACGGAACGGTTCCAGGCTTATATGCGCGTATCGCTCCATGTGTCTGTGGTTTTCTTGGCGCTGGTAGTCATTGTGCCGGCGTTGTGGGAGCCGCAGCCGCTGTGGCTGACGGTCGCAGTGCTGGTGATATCTATAGCAAATCTGGGGCTGGCGTTATGGTCGGTTGAGGAACTGCCGGGGCTCTCAAAGCAGCCGCCTAAGCGGTGGCCACAGCTACAGATGTGGGGATTTGCCGCGGGTGTGGCCACGCTGGTGGTTTATGCGGCGCTGACGTGGCTGTTGGACGTGGAGTCGCCGGTGATGCTGGCCTCGGGCTTGGTGACGCTATTTTGCTTGTCGATGATTTACACCCCTACCCTGCCCCACGGGTTGTGGATAACGCTGGCCTTGGGCGTGGCCAGCGGCTACCTGTTCCAACTGCCGGTGATTGCAGTGCCGCTAGCCATCGCGGGGTTTACGGTGGTGTTGTGGGCAGCGGGCAAAGTCACATTATGGTCGGCGCAGGTGGTCAATGAGCTAGACCGCAGTAGGGACTTGGAATCTCAGGTGCGCGTTAATCAGGAGCGGCTGCGTTTTGCACAAGAACTGCACGATAGCTTGGGCCAGCACCTGGCAGCGATGTCGCTGAAGACGCAACTGGCGCTGTCACTGTACAACCGTGGCGATGAGCAGGTTGAGGAAGAATTACGGGACCTGGAGGGGCTGATTCGGCTCACGCGTAAGGATTTGAATCAGGTGGTCTCCGGCTACCGTGAGGTTTCGGTGGAGGACGAGATTGTCTCCGCCGGCAAGGTGCTCAGCACCGCGGGCATTGCGGTGCGCGTCGACGGTGATGCCGAACAAGTACCGGCGCACGTGCGGGAAACGGTGGCGTGGTTTATCAGAGAATCCGCGACGAACGTGCTGAAGCACTCCCAAGCCACGTGGACAGAGATTTCCGTGGAGCCGACCGAGGTCGAGGTGGTCAATGATGGCGTGCAAGGAAGCATCGGCAAGCTGGGCGGGACTAGACCACTGCAGCAGCGCGCGCTGGAATTTGATGGCAGCATTGAGCTGCGCAATCGTGACGGTCAGTTCGCTGCGATTATGACGTGGAAATGA
- a CDS encoding TrmH family RNA methyltransferase, whose product MHDQQPGPTEWNEGRHGVGPWEGTLPDDAHFDPELLANGDRRNVVDAYRYWTREAIVADIDTRRHSLHIAIENFENDANIGTVVRTANAFAVNTVHIVGRRRWNRRGAMVTDRYQHLEHHDTVTELMAWAREHEIAVVAIDNTPGSVPLETAQLPERCLLLFGQEGPGVTAEAQESAEMTCSIAQFGSTRSINAGVAAGIAMHTWIRQHADLSRAW is encoded by the coding sequence GTGCACGACCAACAACCTGGCCCGACCGAATGGAATGAAGGCCGCCACGGCGTGGGTCCGTGGGAGGGCACTTTGCCTGACGATGCCCACTTCGACCCCGAACTGCTTGCCAACGGCGACCGCCGCAACGTCGTCGATGCCTACCGCTACTGGACGCGGGAGGCGATTGTCGCCGATATTGATACCCGCCGGCACAGCCTGCACATCGCGATTGAGAATTTCGAAAACGATGCCAATATCGGCACCGTCGTGCGCACCGCCAATGCTTTCGCGGTCAACACCGTGCACATCGTGGGCCGTCGCCGCTGGAATCGCCGCGGGGCGATGGTCACGGACCGCTACCAACATTTGGAACACCACGACACCGTCACCGAGTTGATGGCGTGGGCGCGCGAGCACGAGATTGCGGTGGTGGCCATTGATAACACCCCCGGAAGTGTCCCTTTAGAGACCGCACAATTGCCTGAACGTTGCCTGCTACTTTTTGGCCAGGAAGGCCCCGGTGTGACCGCGGAAGCGCAGGAGAGCGCCGAGATGACCTGCTCGATTGCGCAATTCGGGTCGACGCGCTCCATCAACGCAGGTGTAGCGGCGGGTATTGCCATGCATACTTGGATTCGCCAGCACGCAGATTTATCGCGTGCATGGTGA
- the clpB gene encoding ATP-dependent chaperone ClpB — protein sequence MNSFNPTTKTQEALQQALAKASSNGNPDIRPAHLLAAILDQKDGIAVPVLKATGVDPDTVLAEARALVDGYPKAEGQNMANPNFNRDGLNVLTNAQELAGELGDEFVSTEVLLAAIAASKTDASELLISRGATAEAIKGAFPSVRGAAKVTTENPEEQFQALEKYSTDLTARAREGKIDPVIGRDQEIRRVVQVLSRRTKNNPVLIGEPGVGKTSIVEGLARRIVAGDVPESLKGKTLLSLDLGSMIAGAKYRGEFEERLKAVLDEIKASEGQIITFIDELHTLVGAGATGEGSMDAGNMIKPMLARGELRLVGATTLDEYRKYIEKDAALERRFQQVYAAEPSVEDTIGILRGLKERYEVHHGVRIMDSALVAAAELSNRYITNRFLPDKAIDLVDEAGSRLRMEIDSSPQEIDELERIVRRMEIEELALKKESDAASQDRLSKLQQELADEREKLGELQARWNNEKRAIDDVQEAKEELENLRREAEIAERDGDYELASELRYGRIPKLETQVEEAEERANQQQNTMLVEEVSPDVIAEVVSAWTGIPAGKMLEGETEKLLHMEDVLGRRVVGQSEAVSAVSDAVRRSRAGIADPNRPTGSFLFLGPTGVGKTELAKALSEFLFDDESAMVRIDMSEYGEKHSVARLIGAPPGYVGHEAGGQLTEAVRRRPYTLVLFDEVEKAHSDVFDILLQVLDDGRLTDGQGRTVDFRNTVIILTSNLGAGGDREQVMEAVKKAFKPEFINRLDDVVLFEALSTELLEGIVDIQLESLAQRLEQRRLELDVDSNAKHWLAERGYDPDYGARPLRRLIQQAIGDQMARKLLAGEIRDGDTVHVTTAEDGESLTLSTN from the coding sequence ATGAATTCATTTAATCCCACTACTAAAACCCAAGAAGCCTTGCAGCAAGCGCTCGCCAAGGCTTCGTCCAATGGCAACCCGGACATCCGCCCGGCGCACCTATTGGCCGCTATCTTGGACCAAAAAGACGGCATCGCCGTTCCGGTACTGAAAGCAACCGGCGTGGATCCCGACACCGTGCTGGCCGAAGCCCGCGCCTTAGTAGACGGCTACCCCAAGGCCGAAGGCCAGAATATGGCCAACCCGAACTTTAACCGCGACGGTCTCAACGTGTTGACCAATGCGCAAGAACTTGCGGGGGAGCTCGGGGATGAATTCGTCTCCACGGAGGTCTTGCTCGCTGCCATCGCCGCCTCGAAGACAGATGCCTCTGAGCTGCTTATCTCCCGCGGCGCAACGGCGGAAGCCATTAAAGGAGCCTTCCCCTCGGTCCGCGGTGCCGCGAAGGTGACCACCGAAAATCCCGAGGAGCAGTTCCAAGCCTTAGAAAAATACTCCACGGACTTAACCGCCCGTGCCCGTGAGGGCAAGATTGACCCGGTTATCGGCCGTGATCAAGAAATCCGCCGCGTCGTGCAGGTACTTTCGCGCCGCACGAAGAATAACCCCGTGCTCATCGGTGAGCCTGGCGTCGGTAAAACCTCGATCGTCGAAGGCCTTGCCCGCCGCATTGTCGCCGGCGACGTGCCGGAATCCTTGAAGGGCAAAACCCTGCTCTCCTTGGACTTGGGTTCGATGATTGCCGGTGCGAAGTACCGCGGCGAATTTGAAGAGCGCCTCAAGGCTGTCTTGGATGAGATCAAGGCATCTGAAGGACAGATTATTACCTTTATCGATGAGCTGCACACGCTAGTCGGCGCGGGTGCTACCGGCGAAGGCTCGATGGATGCCGGTAACATGATTAAGCCCATGCTGGCCCGTGGTGAGCTGCGCCTGGTCGGTGCAACCACCTTGGATGAGTACCGCAAGTACATTGAAAAGGATGCTGCGCTGGAACGCCGTTTCCAGCAGGTCTACGCCGCGGAACCATCCGTGGAAGACACCATCGGTATTTTGCGTGGTCTGAAAGAGCGCTACGAGGTCCATCACGGTGTGCGCATCATGGACTCCGCGCTGGTTGCAGCAGCAGAGCTGTCGAATCGCTACATCACCAACCGTTTCTTGCCGGATAAGGCAATTGATTTGGTTGATGAGGCCGGCTCGCGCCTGCGCATGGAGATCGACTCCTCCCCACAGGAAATCGATGAGCTCGAGCGCATCGTCCGCCGCATGGAAATCGAAGAGCTGGCGCTCAAGAAGGAATCGGATGCCGCCAGCCAAGACCGCCTGAGCAAGTTGCAGCAAGAGCTTGCCGATGAACGCGAGAAACTCGGCGAACTGCAAGCCCGGTGGAATAACGAGAAAAGGGCTATCGACGATGTTCAGGAAGCCAAAGAGGAACTGGAAAACCTGCGCCGCGAAGCCGAAATCGCCGAGCGCGACGGAGACTATGAGCTCGCCTCCGAGCTGCGATACGGCCGGATTCCTAAGCTAGAAACTCAAGTGGAAGAAGCCGAAGAGCGCGCTAACCAGCAGCAAAACACCATGCTGGTCGAAGAAGTTTCCCCCGATGTCATCGCCGAAGTTGTCTCCGCGTGGACCGGTATTCCTGCCGGCAAGATGCTGGAAGGCGAGACGGAGAAGCTGCTGCACATGGAAGATGTGCTCGGCCGCCGCGTGGTCGGTCAGTCGGAGGCCGTCAGCGCCGTATCGGATGCGGTTCGCCGCTCCCGCGCGGGCATCGCGGATCCGAACCGTCCCACCGGTTCTTTCCTCTTCCTCGGTCCCACCGGTGTCGGTAAGACGGAGCTGGCCAAGGCATTATCGGAGTTCCTCTTCGATGATGAATCGGCCATGGTTCGTATCGATATGTCCGAATATGGCGAAAAACACTCGGTCGCACGTCTGATCGGTGCGCCTCCGGGATATGTCGGACACGAGGCCGGCGGTCAGCTCACCGAAGCAGTGCGTCGTCGTCCGTACACGCTAGTGCTTTTCGATGAAGTCGAGAAAGCCCACTCTGATGTCTTCGATATCTTGCTGCAGGTCCTCGATGACGGCCGGCTTACCGATGGCCAAGGCCGCACCGTCGACTTCCGCAACACCGTGATCATCTTGACCTCCAACCTCGGCGCCGGCGGCGACCGCGAGCAGGTCATGGAAGCAGTCAAGAAGGCCTTCAAGCCGGAGTTTATTAACCGCCTAGATGATGTCGTGCTCTTTGAAGCTCTATCGACCGAGCTGCTCGAAGGCATCGTCGATATCCAGCTAGAAAGCTTGGCCCAGCGCCTAGAGCAGCGTCGTTTGGAACTCGATGTGGACTCGAACGCGAAGCACTGGCTCGCCGAACGTGGTTACGACCCTGACTACGGTGCACGTCCACTGCGTCGTTTGATCCAGCAGGCTATTGGTGACCAGATGGCGCGCAAGTTGCTCGCTGGCGAGATTCGCGATGGCGATACCGTGCACGTCACCACCGCCGAAGACGGCGAATCCCTGACCTTGTCCACCAACTAA
- a CDS encoding response regulator transcription factor: protein MVRLVIVDDEQLIASSLATLLSLEEDLEVLQTFPSGETVLEWWRKQVTIGEAVPDVLVTDLNLGGIDGIEVAQQVRALSPKTALVIVTSHSRPLLLKKALATGVQGFLPKTASAEEFAAAVRTVHGGGRYIDPELAAMTITASDSPLTEREAEVVNAAGQGGSVEEIAQLVFLAPGTTRNYLSSAMTKIGAQNRFEAFLRAREKGWI from the coding sequence ATGGTTCGGCTTGTAATTGTTGATGATGAACAGCTCATCGCTTCTTCCTTGGCAACGCTTTTGAGTCTCGAGGAGGACTTGGAGGTGCTGCAGACTTTTCCGTCCGGGGAGACTGTCCTGGAATGGTGGCGAAAGCAAGTAACCATTGGAGAGGCGGTGCCCGATGTGTTGGTGACGGATCTGAACCTCGGGGGAATCGATGGGATTGAGGTTGCGCAACAGGTCAGGGCGCTCTCTCCCAAGACGGCGCTAGTCATTGTGACCAGCCATTCGCGGCCGCTGCTTCTGAAGAAGGCGTTGGCTACTGGGGTGCAGGGATTTTTGCCGAAGACGGCCTCGGCGGAAGAATTCGCCGCGGCTGTGCGCACGGTTCACGGCGGCGGACGGTACATCGATCCCGAGCTTGCGGCGATGACGATTACGGCCTCTGATAGCCCGCTAACCGAGCGTGAGGCCGAGGTAGTCAACGCCGCCGGGCAAGGCGGGTCAGTCGAAGAAATCGCGCAGTTGGTGTTTTTAGCCCCGGGCACAACTCGGAACTACCTGTCCTCGGCTATGACAAAAATCGGCGCGCAGAACCGTTTTGAGGCGTTTCTGCGCGCGCGGGAGAAGGGCTGGATTTAG
- the pyrE gene encoding orotate phosphoribosyltransferase: protein MSLDPQLKTRLAELVKELAVVHGKVTLSSGKEADYYVDLRRATLQHEASRIIGKLLRELTADWDFVAVGGLTLGADPVATSVMHADGRPIDAFVVRKETKKHGMQRRIEGADVVGQKVLVVEDTTTTGNSPLTAVCALREAGAEVVGVATVVDRATGAADVIAAEGLEYRYLLDLQDLGL, encoded by the coding sequence ATGAGCTTGGACCCGCAGCTAAAGACCCGCCTGGCCGAATTGGTCAAAGAACTCGCCGTTGTTCACGGCAAGGTGACCTTGTCTTCGGGCAAAGAAGCTGACTACTACGTGGATCTGCGCAGGGCGACGTTGCAGCATGAGGCGTCACGGATCATCGGAAAGCTCTTGCGTGAGCTCACCGCAGACTGGGACTTTGTCGCCGTGGGCGGGCTGACCTTGGGTGCTGACCCGGTAGCGACCTCCGTCATGCACGCCGACGGCCGGCCTATCGATGCTTTTGTGGTGCGCAAAGAAACCAAAAAGCACGGCATGCAGCGTCGCATCGAAGGCGCTGATGTCGTGGGGCAAAAAGTTCTGGTCGTCGAAGATACCACCACCACTGGCAACTCCCCGCTGACCGCTGTGTGCGCGCTGCGCGAGGCAGGCGCCGAGGTCGTCGGCGTGGCTACTGTTGTCGATCGCGCTACCGGTGCCGCGGATGTCATCGCCGCCGAAGGCCTGGAATACCGCTACCTGCTCGACCTGCAGGACCTGGGGCTTTAA
- a CDS encoding ABC transporter ATP-binding protein: MTQTQQVLQVHNLNKTYKTGKSELKAVDSLNFHVNRGEVYGLLGTNGAGKTTTLEIIEGLSSATSGKVAVFGKDPITHRSEIRPEMGIMLQSGGLPSQLTVKETLTMWQGTCSHPLEVEEVLDKVGLGHRQAVRVGVLSGGEQRRLDLACALISNPSLLFLDEPTTGLDPESRRNVWQLLLDLKAHGVTMVLTTHYLEEAEMLCDRIAIMDQGIVAAEGTLDELVAKVSSEIEFTAEQAPSVERATLLSDGTKHLISTDDLVGDTWRVLTWARENGVELRGFSARPATLEKVFLSIADQEIA; this comes from the coding sequence ATGACACAGACACAGCAAGTCTTGCAGGTACACAACCTGAATAAGACATACAAGACAGGAAAATCCGAACTCAAAGCAGTCGATAGTCTCAACTTCCACGTCAATCGCGGCGAAGTCTACGGCTTGCTGGGTACCAACGGTGCTGGCAAGACCACAACGCTCGAAATCATTGAAGGGCTATCCAGTGCCACTTCCGGGAAGGTTGCCGTGTTCGGCAAAGACCCCATCACCCACCGCAGCGAAATCCGCCCTGAGATGGGAATCATGCTGCAATCCGGTGGACTTCCCAGCCAGCTCACCGTCAAAGAAACACTCACTATGTGGCAAGGCACGTGCAGCCATCCCCTCGAAGTGGAAGAAGTGTTGGACAAGGTGGGGCTTGGGCATCGACAAGCAGTGCGCGTTGGCGTGCTATCTGGCGGCGAACAGCGCCGACTCGACCTCGCCTGTGCCCTGATTTCTAATCCTTCTTTGTTGTTTCTGGATGAGCCCACCACTGGCCTGGACCCGGAATCACGCCGCAATGTGTGGCAACTGCTGCTGGATTTGAAAGCCCACGGCGTGACCATGGTGCTGACCACCCACTACCTCGAAGAAGCTGAAATGTTGTGCGACCGCATCGCGATTATGGACCAAGGCATTGTGGCCGCCGAGGGAACGTTGGATGAGCTGGTGGCAAAGGTGTCCTCCGAAATCGAGTTCACCGCCGAGCAGGCACCAAGCGTTGAGCGAGCAACTTTGCTTAGCGATGGCACCAAGCACCTCATCTCCACCGACGACCTCGTGGGCGATACGTGGAGAGTATTGACGTGGGCGCGCGAGAACGGCGTGGAGCTGCGCGGATTCTCCGCCCGGCCGGCGACGTTGGAAAAAGTCTTTTTGTCCATCGCGGACCAGGAAATTGCTTAA
- a CDS encoding sulfurtransferase produces MSILVSPQALNDAIHQGQRYTLLASLWGTSEYDGAQQFQSLHIPTAQYCDTAGALAGLPGSRDGRNPMPDPKRLQKHFETWGLRQDRPVIVYDEGRGLFAGRAWWILRWAGVENVHILDGGMANWRRLKLPTMTGPGNITVETDQIVKPQPHMVATIDDVKNHTGLLIDTREANRFAGRRENLDLKAGHIPGAVNVPERDLHHPDRTWKTKEEISQIFHDAGITEDNVKDAIVYSGSGNHSALALAAMEWIGLTGARHYVGGWSQWSANPANPVERGDRTAINV; encoded by the coding sequence ATGAGTATTTTGGTCTCTCCGCAAGCCCTCAATGATGCAATTCATCAAGGTCAGCGCTACACGTTATTAGCCTCGCTGTGGGGAACTAGCGAATATGACGGCGCCCAACAATTCCAGTCTTTGCACATTCCTACCGCGCAATATTGCGATACTGCCGGCGCCCTCGCGGGACTTCCGGGTTCGCGCGATGGCCGCAATCCCATGCCGGATCCCAAACGACTCCAAAAGCACTTTGAAACCTGGGGTCTGCGCCAAGACCGTCCAGTGATTGTCTACGACGAAGGCCGTGGTCTTTTCGCCGGCCGCGCCTGGTGGATCCTGCGCTGGGCGGGCGTGGAAAATGTCCACATCCTCGATGGCGGCATGGCTAATTGGCGCCGGTTAAAGCTGCCGACGATGACTGGCCCGGGCAATATCACTGTCGAAACCGACCAGATTGTAAAACCACAACCGCACATGGTTGCCACGATCGATGACGTGAAAAACCACACCGGCCTGCTTATCGATACCCGCGAGGCCAACCGCTTTGCCGGCCGCCGCGAAAACCTCGACTTGAAAGCCGGCCACATCCCCGGTGCCGTCAACGTGCCGGAGCGCGATTTGCACCACCCAGACCGCACGTGGAAAACCAAGGAAGAAATCTCCCAGATTTTCCACGACGCCGGTATTACCGAGGACAATGTCAAAGACGCGATTGTCTACTCCGGTTCCGGAAACCACTCCGCCCTGGCCCTAGCGGCGATGGAATGGATTGGTCTGACCGGCGCTCGCCACTACGTCGGCGGCTGGTCGCAGTGGTCAGCAAACCCCGCCAACCCCGTAGAACGCGGGGATCGCACGGCAATCAACGTTTAA
- a CDS encoding ABC transporter permease, whose product MKFSRYFALAKAETTQFLRNKTLLSMGLIFPIGIGLVSQQLAQGGEKQVVAATSMEVFFLITLMFVQYYSVLSMATTRRDERVLKRLRTGEARDGEIMLAISTPGVLLSVILTALMITVLAIQAGEMPNSTLLLFVGLALGLVISTALAFLTSRMTSNAEAAQMTSLPVIVLAMLSQSPLLAIFPDDARQILEFTPFALIGQLSFIDWAGAPLTELTGGGEIAEGFAVFGAAGVQIAALAVWAIVLSWLSVRFMKWETNR is encoded by the coding sequence ATGAAATTTTCACGATATTTTGCACTAGCCAAGGCCGAGACCACCCAGTTTCTACGCAACAAGACTTTGCTGTCGATGGGTCTGATCTTTCCCATCGGTATCGGCTTGGTTTCGCAGCAGCTCGCTCAAGGTGGCGAGAAACAGGTGGTGGCGGCGACCTCGATGGAAGTATTCTTCCTGATTACTTTGATGTTCGTGCAGTATTACTCGGTGCTGTCCATGGCGACAACCCGGCGCGATGAGCGGGTACTGAAGCGTCTGCGTACCGGTGAGGCGCGGGACGGCGAGATTATGCTCGCAATTTCCACGCCCGGTGTGCTGTTGTCGGTGATTCTAACGGCGCTGATGATTACGGTGCTGGCGATTCAGGCGGGCGAGATGCCGAATTCGACGCTGCTGCTATTTGTCGGGCTCGCGCTGGGACTTGTGATTTCCACAGCGCTGGCCTTTTTGACCAGCCGAATGACGTCTAATGCGGAAGCCGCACAGATGACGTCGCTGCCGGTCATAGTGCTGGCTATGTTGTCGCAGTCGCCGCTCCTCGCGATTTTTCCGGACGATGCACGACAGATTTTGGAATTCACGCCATTCGCGTTGATTGGGCAGTTGTCCTTTATCGACTGGGCTGGTGCGCCGCTGACCGAGCTCACTGGTGGTGGCGAAATTGCCGAGGGCTTCGCAGTCTTTGGCGCGGCTGGGGTGCAGATTGCGGCGCTGGCCGTGTGGGCGATTGTGTTGTCCTGGTTGTCGGTGCGGTTTATGAAATGGGAAACCAACCGGTAG